A stretch of Crossiella cryophila DNA encodes these proteins:
- a CDS encoding ABC transporter permease, with the protein MGALIKSELRKIFTTNVWWALLIPAALVTLLVTLGGSAFGMLISSVASQAQDTEINVPLALLVFPAAVNFGTIFTTIFGGLAVAAEFQHRTITTTYLTAPSRTSVLLAKLAAYAGFGLLYGVVIALFGSIGALLTLDIDNFPNLGSWLLLCLVAVLSNVLWAVLGVGLGALMSNQIAIVLVVPLGALVERLLRGLLGAQGVGEVGNFLPNAVGNGLVSGVGQDLFLDNIPTSMRTMGRALTDVSEPAWWVSGLVFLGYIALFLGLGRLVAQRRDIA; encoded by the coding sequence ATGGGCGCCCTGATCAAGAGCGAGCTGCGCAAGATCTTCACCACCAACGTCTGGTGGGCACTGCTGATCCCGGCGGCACTGGTCACGCTGCTGGTCACCCTCGGCGGCAGCGCGTTCGGCATGCTGATCTCCAGCGTGGCCTCGCAGGCCCAGGACACCGAGATCAACGTGCCGCTGGCGCTGCTGGTCTTCCCGGCCGCGGTGAACTTCGGCACCATCTTCACCACGATCTTCGGCGGGCTGGCGGTGGCCGCGGAGTTCCAGCACCGCACCATCACCACCACCTACCTCACCGCGCCCTCGCGCACCTCGGTGCTGCTGGCCAAGCTGGCCGCCTACGCCGGTTTCGGCCTGCTCTACGGCGTGGTCATCGCCCTGTTCGGCTCGATCGGCGCGCTGCTCACGCTGGACATCGACAACTTCCCGAACCTGGGCTCCTGGCTGCTGCTGTGCCTGGTCGCGGTGCTGTCCAACGTGCTGTGGGCGGTGCTGGGCGTCGGCCTCGGCGCGCTGATGAGCAACCAGATCGCGATCGTGCTGGTGGTGCCGCTGGGCGCGCTGGTGGAACGGCTTCTCCGCGGCCTGCTGGGTGCCCAGGGTGTGGGCGAGGTCGGCAACTTCCTGCCAAACGCGGTGGGCAACGGGCTGGTCAGCGGGGTGGGCCAGGACCTGTTCCTGGACAACATCCCCACCAGCATGCGCACCATGGGCCGGGCGCTCACCGACGTCAGCGAACCGGCCTGGTGGGTCAGCGGCCTGGTGTTCCTCGGCTACATCGCGCTGTTCCTCGGCCTGGGCAGGCTGGTCGCG